A segment of the Candidatus Izimaplasma bacterium HR1 genome:
CGTCACTGACACTATGTACTTTGATACTTGCAATTATTATATTGTTATACAAAGAAAGAAGTAAAGAGTATATATTGTTACATTGTGTTGGAATTATTATGCTAAATATATATATGTACATTTTACTTAAATATATAGGGATTGGATATAATGTATTTGCAATCTACTATGAAATTCCAACATTTACATTTGTGATGGTATTAATCAATTTGTTCTCAGATAGAAGATTATATAATCAAATAGTAGTTGTTGTAATTGCTATTATTGATATATTTGCTTTTTGGCTTTATTATGACGATTTGACAGGAAATGAACTTATTTTATTATTTTTGTTTATTTTATCGCATTTGATGTATAATCTATATGTGTTCTTTAAAATATTACCTAGAAAGCAAAGTGTTTCATAGAAAAAACAATAATACAAACGTAAGAGAAGTCGGTTGACTTCTCTTTTGATTTAATCAACTTTAACCACTTTATATAATGATTGTTACACTATAATATAAACAATTTCAAGTAAGAAATAAACTTAATTATTTATCCACATAAGTTCATCGCACAGATACTAAGTGTAAACGAATTTTCATAAATTCAGCCCTCTTGTCTTATAGATAATTATTGATTATAATAAGGTTAGTAAGTAAGAAAAGGAGGTGCAAGAATGGAAGAATATCGTTTACATAAAAATATCCTATGTATTGATTTAAAAAGTTTCTACGCTTCAGTAGAATGTGCTTTACGTGGGCTTAATCCATTTACAACTCCTTTAGTAGTCGCAGATAAATCACGTAGTAACGGTAGTATTGTTCTTGCGGTTACCCCTTATCTTAAAAGACGTGGTGTGAAATCAAGGTGCCGTGTGTTTGAATTACCTGAAGATCCTAAAATAATCTTTGCTAAACCACGAATGAGTAAGTACTTAGAATACTCGACAAGAATCTTAGAAATTTACCTAAAGTACGTTTCATTTGAAGATATTCACGTTTATAGTGTAGATGAGGTCTTTCTTGACTTGACCACTTACCTTAATTTTTATCAAAAGACCGATGAAGAAATCGCCGCAATGATTCTTGCGGATATTTTAGAAACAACGAAAATACCCGCAACATGTGGAATCGGTCCGAACTTACTTTTAGCCAAGATTGCACTTGATGTTGAAAGTAAAAAGTCACCGACATTCATCGCTAAATGGACGTATGATGACGTTCCTACAAAACTATGGCCTATTTCACCAATAAGTGAAATGTGGGGTATAGGAATCAATATGGAACGTAACCTAAACCAATTAGGTATTCATTCTATCTATGATTTAGCTCATTACCCATTAGAACGACTCCAAAGATATTACGGAATTATGGGAGAAGAACTCTATCATCATGCGCATGGAATTGATATGTCAGTTATTAATGAGAAACTAGTATATAAACCAGTTTCTAAAAGTTATGGTATGGGGCAAACCCTATACCATGATTATAATGCTGAAGAAATTGTCCAAATCATTTTAGAGATGACTGATGAAGTAACTAAAAGACTCCGCGCAGGAAACAGAAAAGCCTATACAATTAATCTCGGAATATCTTATTCTAGAAATCACGGTGGTGGCGGATTTAATCGCCAAATGACATTACCATTCCCAACTTGTAATGAGGCCGAAATATATAATTCCTGTATGGAACTCTTTGATGAATTTTATGATGGGGATTCACCCATCAGAAAAGTCACTATACGAGTTACCAAATTAGTTGAAGAATTCTATGTTCAATTAAATCTCTTTAAAGATATGAATAAAGTATTAAAAGATCATAAACTAATGTCATCCATTGATAATATCAAATTTAGACACGGTAAAAAAGCAATCTTTAGAGCTTCCAGTTTAGATGAAACCTCAACCGCAATAGCTAGAACAGATATGGTAGGTGGACATAATGCCTGATTATACATACCATGACCGCAAAATGATGAAGTGGATGCCCTTTAATGCCCTCTTAGAACAAGGAGATTATATTAATGACTTACTTCACGGTAGAGAAAGAAAAACCATGCCTGTGTTAAGTGTGGACCAGTTAGAAGAATTAAATAGACAATTGGAATCAGCTTATCTATTTAACTATGAAATAGAAGTATCTTACTTTGAATCTCATAAAATTAAAAAAGTTAAAGGACATATCACCAGAACAGACTTATTTAATAAACTAATCTTTATTGGAGAGAAAAGTGTTAGTGCTCTTCAGATAACCAATATTGAAGTTATATAGTAATTCATTCATTAGATTCTATATGCGCTACTTACTTTTTTATGGTATAATATTTTTACAGTGTAAAGGGACCACTTTTTTATATTGTGGTCCCTTTTTATTAGGAACTATATGAGGTGCAGACATGGAAGAGTATCAAGTAAAAGCACTACTTGGATTAGTCGCAATAATACTATCTTTTTGCGTTTTATTTAATATGGGTAAAAGTGATAAAGAATTTAGACTGGGTAGTTTTATTCTGTTCTCTTTATGTCTAACTTTATTTCTTACAGGTTATCTTACTTATGGTAATCAATTATTTGCCTCAACAAGTGAGGGATTACCAAAAAGTTTCCTCTTTATAACATCAAGATTTAGTATAATACTTGTCCTGCATTTTTTTATTCTAAGCTTTAGATTGCTATGGAGAATTACTAGTGTATTCGCACCTTCCTTGTTACTTTTTATTTTCTTACCTGATGGAATAGGCTATGAATTATATGGTCTATCTTTTAAAATTCTAATGTTGCCAATCATTTCTGCCATTATAGTCATGTTGATGCCAAAAGTAGAAAAGAAAACTCCTAGTAAAGAAGATGAAACAGGAGAAATTAATGAAAGAGAAAATATTGAAAGCTTACGAAATAAGAGATTTATGGGAGCATTAAGTTTTTTTATACTGACAATTAACACAAGCATTTTCTATATGTATTTTATAAACAATGAGATTGTATTTCTTCCAAGATTTAAAGAATTTTCCAATATAGGTTCTATCATCTACAAGAATCCCTTCTTACCACTATTGTTACTCCCAATAATAGCTTTATTTACTATTATTGACAGATTTAAAGGGGAAAAAGAAAATTCTTCAAAAATAAAAAAATGGGTAAAAGGCCTACTAACTCTTCCTTTTCTACTAGTATTAACATATATGTTTATTATAACAAGCTCTTCGAGGATAAGAGAATACCCAGAATATGCCAGTATTACTCATAAGTTTAATCTTATAGAAGAAACTAGTTTAAAAACTAATGATGGTTATGTCTATAGCGCAAGTGTTGACGGACAACTAGTAATCTTCATCGAAAAATTAAGTGATAATGAGATTACAATAAAATTTCGTAATAAGGATGAGAATTTAGATATAGATTATGTACTTGTAGACTACACAATCTATAGTGAATCTGTTATCTATTTTTATCCTAATGATTATGACACTGAATACTTTTATATCATAAGTGGTGAAGGTGATCTCTTTGAGACAACATTTATATCAAAAGAAAGACTCTCATTTGATGAAAATCATTCATTTGTCGTTGATGGCTCAAATGAGTAAAATAATGGATATTCAATATCTAAAGAAGAGGTAGGAGGACATTATGAATGTAAAGGAATTAAACGAAAAGTTAATTGAACTTGAATCGTTAATAATCAAAAAGAAAAGCATCTCTAAAAAAGCAGAGGATGCGAATAACCTATATCAAGAAAAGTTATTAGAAGTAAGGAAACATAACGAACAAATAATAAAAGAGCAAGAAGATGTTAAAGAGTTAGAAACATTCACCTTTAAAAATATCTTCACCACGATCATAGGAACTAAAAGTGAGAAATTATCACAAGAACAAAAAGACCTAATGGATGCTGCTATTAAGAAAGAAGCTCTAGGAGAAGAACTTCTAATAGTTAAAGAAGACTATTTAGATAAAAAAAGTAAATTAGATAGTTTACCAAATTATCAAAATACTAAACAAGAAGTCCTAAACAATAAAGAAGAACTACTAATAAAAACTTCACCTGCTTTTAAAGAAGAATATGAAACAATTACAACAAGACTAAATTCAGCCAATGAACAACTTATTGAAGTAGAAGATGCTATAAAGGTCGGACGTCAAGTTGTTCAATACTTATCTTCAGCCGAGTCCTCATTAGAAAAAGCTAGAAGATTACATTCATGGGATACTTGGACAAAGAAGACAGGACTATATAACCATATGTTAAAACACGAAAGTTTAGATAGTGCTAATAGTTCCATCGCAAGAGCTAGACAAAAAATCAAAATATTTAATAATGAAATAAAAGATATAAAAGCAGATGTAGTTGTTTCTACATCTGGTAATGTCGCAGTAGATAGAACTACCGATTTCTGGTTTGATAATATTTTTACAAATCTAGCTATCAGAGATCAAATAGAGAGTGGACTAAGTCAAGTCTCTAAATCCACAAAAGGTATTCAAAACGCAATATCAGTAATGAATAAACTTAAATATAAACATGAGGATACAATTCAAACACAGTCTCTAATCTTAAAAGAACTTATTAGAGAGTATTAGATATTAAGATCTAATTATTAGTTCATTTAGTATGTGAGTTATCGAGTGGATGACTTAAAGAGTAAAATGAAAGTAATATAAAGATGTGGGATTTAACTCTTAGTAATATAATAAGTTTTTAAGTAAAAAAGATATGATGCTCAATATTTAATGAGTAGATTATGGAAATACCTTGAAAAGGTGTTTCTTTTTTTTACTTCAAAGTATTATGTTGCGTTAAGTCAAATATCTATATTTAGTGCTTTACCGGATAAGTTTTACAAAAAGTTTGTTTTCGGATTGCTGTATGTATGATATAATTTGTAATAGCTTACGAGGAGGATTACTATGGAGAATAGATTAACTTTTGAGGATACTCTATTAAAAAATGTATTTTTTGGGTTTCCTTGTGCATTAATGGCAATTAAGGATAATGTGATTAAAGAGGTTAACAAAATAACTGCTAAAGAGCTAGAATATGACGATAGCAGTGAATTAATCGGATTGAATCCTGGTTTTTTTGCACCATTATTTCAACTAGATGGTAAAGATAGTGAAAAAAGTGCAATTGAACATTGCGCTATTGCCTTGGAAAAAGGCAATCATGAATTTGAATTCTTACATAGAACTAAATCGGGTACTAAATTATGGTTCAAAGTAGTTTTAAAAAAGTTTGATCAAAATAGCGATGTACTAATAGCTATTTTGACAAATATTACAGAATCAAAAATGATTGAAGACAGATATAATAGATTTATGAGCTGTTTTCCAGGAGCAATATATATTAAAAATGAGAATTTAAAATATGTATACTCTAATAGAGAGGCAAGAAAAATTATCACCGGAAATGTAAATGGAGATTTAGAGGATAAAGTAATAACAGAAACACAGGGTATATTGAGTAAGAAGAATATTGAAATAGTTGCAGATTATGATAAATTGCTTTTAAAAAACGGTAGAAATGTCGAGTTTGAACTACATATTGAAGAGACGGAAAATTCACCTAAAAAATGGCTAAGAGTTTATAAATTCTTATATGAATCTATAAATAATGAGAAATATCTTGCGGGAATCGCAGTTGATATCAGCGAGATTGCCAAGAGTCGTGAAAATACAAGAGATGTATTAGAGTCTTTGATAACAACCATTGGCGCAATAACGGAATTTAGAGATCCATATACTTTTGGACATGAGAATAGAGTTGCTTCATTAGCTATCGAAATAGGTAAAGAAATGAATTTCTCAGAAAAGAGATTAGAAATTGTTAGATTTAGCTCATTATTACATGATGTTGGTAAAATCCAAATCCCACTGGAGATTCTTACAAAACCTGGTAGTTTAAGTGATTCACAGGAATCACTTGTTAAAGAACATCCTCAAGTAGGATATGATATTATCAAACAGATTCAATTTGAGCAACCAATCGCAGAAGTTGTGAAACAACATCATGAAAAATGTGATGGTAGTGGTTACCCAGAAGGACTTATGTGTGATGAAATTAAATTAGAGGCAAAGATAATATGTGTTGCAGATGTTTTTGAAGCAATGTCAAATCACCGCCCTTATCGACCAGGGTTGCCACTAGAGGAATGTATTAAAGAATTACAAGATAATAGTGGAACACTATATGATCAAAATGTAGTAGATATTTGTGTTGATATTATTAGAAATGGTACTTCAAAACTCGATGGTTGGAATACGAGTATATTCACAAAAAAGATGTAAAGTAATTCAGTGACAAATATAAAATTATCTTTAAAAGCATTCTTGTATCCTACAAGAATGCTTTTTATATATTTAGTATGTTACTAGAACTAATATATTGCTCATTTAGAATAAACAACAACGAGCCGTATCACAAATAGTTGCAACTATAGGTATGTAGAGTATAACAAAACCCTTTAAGGTAAGTGTTTATTTATTGTATTTGACATAGAAATTCGGCTTAAATACCTGTGTCACAAGTTCGAGCCCAGTATAGTCCCAGAAATTTAACCGTATACGTGTACACATGGTGGAGATCTCGACCATGCGAAACCAAATCCAAAAGAAAGAGACAACACTATAATGAAATATATGTTGTCTTTCGATACTAATAGTGAATATGTACGACTCAGTATATTGCTAAACAATGACAAAATATTATCGAATACTGATTTAATTCAAAAGTCCGACTATCTCGGGTTTTTACTTATGATAAATTTCTCATTACTAATTTTATTTTTGATTGTTAAGTTCTTAAATGTTCTTTAAGGAAATCTATTTGTATTTCAGAGACTTGATTAAATAATGTGCTTGGGTAGTGTAACAAGCCAAAATGCCCTCCGTTTATCATTACTTTCTTCTTTTGACTATCAATTGTGTCATAAATTTTTATTGCAACATCACTACTAGCTCCACTCATT
Coding sequences within it:
- a CDS encoding YolD-like protein encodes the protein MPDYTYHDRKMMKWMPFNALLEQGDYINDLLHGRERKTMPVLSVDQLEELNRQLESAYLFNYEIEVSYFESHKIKKVKGHITRTDLFNKLIFIGEKSVSALQITNIEVI
- the dinB_1 gene encoding DNA polymerase IV; this translates as MEEYRLHKNILCIDLKSFYASVECALRGLNPFTTPLVVADKSRSNGSIVLAVTPYLKRRGVKSRCRVFELPEDPKIIFAKPRMSKYLEYSTRILEIYLKYVSFEDIHVYSVDEVFLDLTTYLNFYQKTDEEIAAMILADILETTKIPATCGIGPNLLLAKIALDVESKKSPTFIAKWTYDDVPTKLWPISPISEMWGIGINMERNLNQLGIHSIYDLAHYPLERLQRYYGIMGEELYHHAHGIDMSVINEKLVYKPVSKSYGMGQTLYHDYNAEEIVQIILEMTDEVTKRLRAGNRKAYTINLGISYSRNHGGGGFNRQMTLPFPTCNEAEIYNSCMELFDEFYDGDSPIRKVTIRVTKLVEEFYVQLNLFKDMNKVLKDHKLMSSIDNIKFRHGKKAIFRASSLDETSTAIARTDMVGGHNA
- the rpfG_4 gene encoding Cyclic di-GMP phosphodiesterase response regulator RpfG; this translates as MENRLTFEDTLLKNVFFGFPCALMAIKDNVIKEVNKITAKELEYDDSSELIGLNPGFFAPLFQLDGKDSEKSAIEHCAIALEKGNHEFEFLHRTKSGTKLWFKVVLKKFDQNSDVLIAILTNITESKMIEDRYNRFMSCFPGAIYIKNENLKYVYSNREARKIITGNVNGDLEDKVITETQGILSKKNIEIVADYDKLLLKNGRNVEFELHIEETENSPKKWLRVYKFLYESINNEKYLAGIAVDISEIAKSRENTRDVLESLITTIGAITEFRDPYTFGHENRVASLAIEIGKEMNFSEKRLEIVRFSSLLHDVGKIQIPLEILTKPGSLSDSQESLVKEHPQVGYDIIKQIQFEQPIAEVVKQHHEKCDGSGYPEGLMCDEIKLEAKIICVADVFEAMSNHRPYRPGLPLEECIKELQDNSGTLYDQNVVDICVDIIRNGTSKLDGWNTSIFTKKM